The region TGGCTAAGGGACCCCAGGCCGCGGCAGGGCTGCGCGCCGGGCTCGTCTTCCGTATACGAGCGCCCCGCGGCTCTGTCAAGGTTACCGGCGACCTTGAGGCGCCAAAACTCGCGTGCTAGCGTCCGACCTTTCGCGCCATGCGCGTCCATCTTCGCCCGCAGCGCCGGACCGTCGAGATCCGCGGGCCTCGCCGGGTCGGGGCGCTGCTCGCCGAGCTCCGCATCCTGCCGGGTACCGCCATGGTGATCCGTGGCGACCTCCTGCTGACGGATGGCGACGTCGTCGAGGAGGGCGACGAGATCGAGATCCGAGCCGTCATCTCCGGAGGCGCGGGGTGAAGTGCAGACGCTGCGGCGCGCGCGCCGAGGTCCAGCTCCGGGCGCACAACACGGCCTTCTGCCGGCCCTGCTACCTCTTCTTCTTCCGCCGCCAGGTGGAGCGAGCGAT is a window of Deltaproteobacteria bacterium DNA encoding:
- a CDS encoding MoaD/ThiS family protein; the encoded protein is MRVHLRPQRRTVEIRGPRRVGALLAELRILPGTAMVIRGDLLLTDGDVVEEGDEIEIRAVISGGAG